From Chryseobacterium joostei, the proteins below share one genomic window:
- a CDS encoding SPFH domain-containing protein: protein MGIFLAPVILFGLIILFASFFVVKQETAVIIERFGKFQGVKHSGLHLKLPIIDQIAKRLNLRIQQLDVMIDTKTLDNVFIKMKISVQYQVIRNQVGDAYYRLENPENQITSFVFDVVRAEVPKMKLDDVFVRKDDIAVAVKGELQEAMNSYGYDIIKALVTDIDPDEQVKHAMNRINAAEREKTAAEYESEAQRIRIVAVAKAEAESKKLQGQGIADQRREIAKGLEESVRMLNNVDINSHEASALIVVTQHYDTLHSVGASTRSNLVLLPNSPTAASNMLNDLVVAMTTANTVGEVSKGKYPEPPQKEQGY from the coding sequence ATGGGTATTTTTCTAGCACCCGTTATTTTATTCGGGCTAATCATTTTATTTGCATCGTTCTTTGTAGTGAAGCAGGAAACTGCAGTTATTATTGAACGTTTTGGAAAATTTCAGGGAGTAAAGCACTCCGGATTGCATCTTAAGCTTCCTATCATTGATCAGATTGCTAAAAGACTGAATCTTAGAATTCAGCAGTTGGATGTGATGATTGATACCAAGACATTGGATAATGTATTCATTAAAATGAAAATTTCTGTTCAGTATCAGGTAATCAGAAACCAAGTAGGAGATGCGTATTATCGTTTGGAAAATCCTGAAAACCAAATTACATCCTTTGTATTTGATGTAGTACGTGCAGAAGTTCCTAAAATGAAACTGGATGATGTTTTCGTAAGAAAAGATGATATTGCAGTAGCTGTAAAAGGTGAACTTCAGGAAGCGATGAACAGCTACGGATATGATATTATCAAGGCACTGGTAACGGATATTGATCCGGATGAGCAGGTAAAGCATGCCATGAACAGAATCAACGCTGCCGAAAGAGAAAAAACAGCCGCAGAATATGAATCTGAAGCGCAAAGAATCAGAATTGTTGCTGTAGCAAAAGCTGAAGCAGAATCTAAAAAGCTACAAGGACAGGGGATTGCAGATCAAAGAAGAGAAATTGCAAAAGGTCTTGAAGAATCTGTAAGAATGCTGAACAATGTGGATATCAATTCGCATGAAGCATCTGCACTTATTGTGGTAACGCAGCATTATGATACTTTACATTCTGTAGGAGCAAGTACCCGAAGCAACCTTGTGCTTCTTCCCAATTCACCTACGGCAGCAAGCAATATGCTGAATGATCTGGTAGTGGCTATGACTACAGCCAATACTGTAGGAGAAGTAAGCAAAGGGAAATATCCTGAACCTCCTCAAAAAGAGCAGGGATATTAA